One Rhododendron vialii isolate Sample 1 chromosome 2a, ASM3025357v1 genomic region harbors:
- the LOC131317190 gene encoding F-box/kelch-repeat protein At3g06240-like → MSYDEILPQEILTDILSRLPVKSLCRFKSVSPSWNSLISGSQFVKAHLNRTKKTNYAEQKIIIITSSSTSYNLHSIDFTGVNPTIVTVDLPDNSSEIKVLSSCEGLLLVNHYDDSNFLLNPSTRECKELPPFPFALPRVRLYSANVYGVGYDSFTDDYNVVILSYFRTLIRAERDTIIVAVYSLKTNAWRKIQGSHDYVLQKTSCGVFINGRLHFLCRRNESCVIVAFDLSEESFREVQLPVLFGANDSLYYRLAVLGGCLCLVDQRSRKTEFWMMKQYGVRESWLKFTIGMPEMSTVDFLCMLAEDEFLLKNWFCTEKLVVYSLKKETLRDMVVSGFPMKFRFGSTYVESLVSPNHGGGIER, encoded by the coding sequence ATGTCCTACGACGAAATCCTTCCCCAAGAAATTCTCACAGACATACTCTCTCGACTACCCGTCAAATCCCTTTGCCGATTCAAGTCTGTTTCTCCCTCTTGGAATTCCCTAATCTCCGGCTCCCAATTTGTCAAAGCCCACCTCAATCGAACCAAGAAGACCAACTATGCCGAGCAGAAAATAATTATCATCACTTCCAGTTCCACCTCTTACAACCTCCACTCTATCGATTTCACTGGCGTAAATCCGACGATCGTGACTGTTGATTTACCTGATAACAGTTCCGAAATCAAGGTCTTGAGCTCCTGCGAGGGTCTGCTTCTAGTCAACCATTACGACGATTCCAACTTCTTGTTGAATCCATCCACTAGAGAATGTAAAGAACTGCCCCCATTTCCTTTTGCCCTCCCGCGGGTTCGTTTGTACTCGGCTAACGTTTACGGGGTTGGTTACGATTCCTTTACGGATGATTACAACGTCGTGATACTCTCTTACTTTCGTACTCTAATCCGAGCTGAGCGTGACACTATCATCGTGGCTGTCTATTCACTGAAAACTAATGCTTGGAGGAAAATTCAAGGTTCCCATGATTATGTCCTTCAGAAAACCTCTTGTGGGGTTTTCATTAACGGGCGTCTCCATTTCCTTTGCCGGAGGAATGAATCCTGTGTGATTGTCGCCTTCGATTTGTCGGAAGAGAGTTTCAGGGAGGTGCAGCTGCCTGTTTTGTTTGGTGCAAACGATAGTTTATATTATCGCCTTGCAGTCCTGGGGGGTTGTCTCTGTTTGGTTGATCAACGGAGCCGTAAAACCGAGTTTTGGATGATGAAGCAGTACGGAGTAAGAGAGTCTTGGTTGAAATTTACAATTGGTATGCCCGAGATGTCTACAGTGGACTTCTTGTGTATGTTAGCGGAAGacgaatttttgttgaaaaactgGTTTTGTACAGAAAAACTGGTTGTGTACAGcttgaaaaaagaaacattgAGGGACATGGTTGTTAGTGGATTTCCCATGAAATTTAGATTCGGAAGCACCTATGTCGAGAGCCTCGTCTCTCCTAATCATGGAGGAGGGATTGAGAGGTAG